In Gemmatimonas sp. UBA7669, one genomic interval encodes:
- the fabG gene encoding 3-oxoacyl-[acyl-carrier-protein] reductase, which yields MSESPAARGLTIDLGGRVALVTGSTRGIGRAIAAALARAGARVAVTGREQSKAEAVAAELAAETGADVRGFAADLSEPSQAAALVDAVEQAFGQLDILVNNAGLTRDNLLMRLKDDDWDAVINANLRGAFATCRAASRGMMKRRYGRIVNVASVVGLIGNKGQANYAASKAGLIGMTKSIAKELASRNILANVVAPGFIDTDMTAAMTPEARASLSAGIPLERLGTPEDVAGMVVVLASDLTAYVTGQVFVVDGGLVM from the coding sequence ATGTCCGAATCACCGGCAGCACGTGGGTTGACGATCGATCTGGGCGGGCGCGTGGCGCTCGTTACCGGCTCGACACGCGGTATCGGTCGCGCCATTGCCGCCGCGCTGGCCCGCGCCGGCGCGCGCGTGGCGGTCACCGGCCGTGAGCAGAGCAAGGCCGAGGCGGTGGCGGCGGAGCTGGCTGCAGAGACGGGCGCGGACGTGCGCGGCTTCGCGGCGGATCTCTCGGAGCCCAGTCAGGCCGCGGCACTCGTTGATGCCGTGGAGCAGGCCTTTGGCCAGCTCGACATTCTCGTCAACAACGCCGGCCTCACGCGCGACAATCTGCTCATGCGTCTCAAGGACGACGACTGGGACGCGGTCATCAACGCCAACCTGCGTGGTGCCTTTGCGACCTGTCGGGCCGCGAGCCGTGGCATGATGAAGCGACGCTACGGTCGCATTGTGAACGTGGCGAGTGTCGTGGGTCTCATCGGCAACAAGGGTCAGGCCAACTACGCCGCCAGCAAGGCCGGTCTCATTGGCATGACCAAGTCGATCGCCAAGGAGCTGGCTTCGCGCAACATCCTGGCCAACGTGGTGGCGCCGGGCTTCATCGACACGGACATGACCGCGGCCATGACCCCCGAGGCGCGCGCCTCGCTGTCGGCTGGCATTCCCCTCGAGCGTCTGGGCACGCCCGAGGATGTGGCGGGCATGGTCGTCGTG
- the fabD gene encoding ACP S-malonyltransferase produces the protein MAMDFVVLLPGQGSQKVGMGKDLFEAFPAAREAFHAVDDAVGASLSTLAFEGPADDLTRTLNAQPALLAHSAAVWAVLKDALAPHVRATAGHSLGEFSAYHVAGALELASAARIVRRRGTLMFEQGVARPGAMAAILGVLSTPIDAICVQASSERGLVVPANYNSEEQVVISGEVAGVERAMELAKEAGAKRCLPLPVSGAFHSPLMAPAVHGLAEAMRAETWHTPRVPVVANVNAEAVQDADTARALLEQQLTAPVQWTQVVRTLADRFPQATFLEIGTGAVLTGLVRRIAPAVATANCGTVAEVEKLLSSLSSPT, from the coding sequence ATGGCGATGGATTTCGTGGTGCTGCTGCCCGGCCAGGGTTCGCAGAAGGTGGGCATGGGCAAGGACCTTTTCGAGGCCTTTCCGGCCGCCCGTGAGGCGTTTCATGCCGTGGACGACGCCGTTGGCGCATCACTCTCCACGCTGGCCTTCGAAGGACCGGCCGATGACCTCACGCGCACGCTGAACGCGCAGCCCGCGCTGCTGGCGCACAGCGCCGCCGTCTGGGCCGTGTTGAAAGACGCGCTGGCCCCGCACGTGCGCGCAACCGCAGGCCACTCCCTCGGGGAGTTCTCGGCTTATCACGTGGCCGGCGCGCTCGAACTGGCGTCCGCTGCGCGCATCGTGCGCCGACGTGGCACGCTCATGTTCGAACAGGGCGTGGCACGTCCGGGCGCCATGGCCGCCATTCTCGGCGTGCTGAGCACGCCCATCGACGCCATTTGTGTGCAGGCCAGCAGTGAGCGTGGACTCGTCGTGCCGGCCAACTACAACAGCGAAGAGCAGGTGGTCATTTCCGGTGAAGTCGCGGGTGTGGAACGCGCCATGGAGTTGGCAAAGGAAGCGGGCGCCAAGCGCTGCCTCCCCTTGCCGGTCAGCGGCGCCTTTCATTCGCCGCTCATGGCACCGGCTGTCCACGGATTGGCCGAAGCGATGCGCGCCGAGACCTGGCACACCCCGCGTGTGCCGGTGGTCGCCAATGTGAACGCGGAGGCCGTGCAGGACGCGGACACCGCGCGCGCGTTGCTGGAGCAGCAGCTCACCGCGCCCGTGCAGTGGACGCAGGTGGTGCGCACGCTGGCCGATCGCTTCCCGCAAGCCACCTTCCTCGAGATCGGCACGGGTGCCGTGCTCACTGGCCTCGTGCGACGCATTGCGCCCGCGGTCGCCACCGCCAACTGCGGCACCGTGGCGGAAGTCGAGAAGCTGCTCTCGAGCCTGTCGTCTCCCACCTGA
- a CDS encoding beta-ketoacyl-ACP synthase III has protein sequence MKRPYSYIAGTGHAVPAKVVTNDDIAAMGVETNDAWIQERTGIRQRHIAEPGESLASLCAKASMQAMARAGVQPGEIDTIIVGTASPDHLLPSQAVEVQTMLGCSRAAAFDVASACSGWLYGAIVGDSMIASGAADTVLVIGAEKLSAIVDWTDRNTCILFADGAGATVLRRARGGQKGIMSTFMRSDGALAELLWRPAGGAAEPFTPDTHGTKRQFIHMAGREVFKHAVRSMAEATDRALDMARITAADVDLLIPHQANVRIIEATAKHAGISMDKVFVNVDRFGNTSAASIPIALNDAVEQGVLKEGMTVLFAAFGAGFTWGSLVVRY, from the coding sequence ATGAAGCGACCGTATTCGTACATCGCCGGCACCGGCCACGCCGTGCCGGCCAAGGTCGTCACCAACGACGACATTGCCGCCATGGGCGTCGAAACCAACGACGCCTGGATTCAGGAGCGCACCGGCATTCGCCAGCGCCACATTGCGGAGCCCGGCGAATCACTCGCGTCGCTCTGCGCCAAGGCCTCGATGCAGGCCATGGCCAGGGCGGGCGTGCAGCCCGGCGAAATCGACACCATCATTGTCGGCACCGCGTCGCCCGATCACCTGCTGCCTTCGCAGGCGGTGGAAGTGCAGACGATGCTGGGCTGCTCCCGCGCCGCTGCATTCGACGTGGCCTCGGCCTGCTCCGGCTGGCTCTATGGCGCCATCGTGGGCGACTCCATGATCGCCAGTGGTGCGGCCGACACGGTGCTGGTCATTGGCGCCGAAAAGCTCAGCGCCATTGTCGACTGGACCGATCGCAACACCTGCATTCTGTTCGCCGACGGCGCGGGTGCGACAGTGCTGCGCCGTGCACGTGGTGGACAGAAGGGCATCATGTCCACGTTCATGCGTTCCGATGGCGCGTTGGCCGAGTTGCTGTGGCGTCCGGCCGGTGGTGCGGCCGAACCGTTCACGCCCGACACGCACGGCACCAAGCGGCAGTTCATCCACATGGCCGGGCGTGAGGTGTTCAAGCACGCCGTGCGCTCGATGGCCGAGGCCACCGATCGGGCACTCGACATGGCGCGCATCACCGCCGCCGACGTGGACCTGCTCATTCCGCATCAGGCCAACGTGCGCATCATCGAGGCGACGGCCAAGCACGCCGGCATCAGCATGGACAAGGTGTTCGTCAACGTGGATCGCTTCGGCAACACGTCGGCCGCGTCCATTCCCATCGCGCTCAACGATGCGGTGGAGCAGGGTGTGCTCAAGGAAGGCATGACGGTGCTGTTCGCGGCCTTCGGCGCGGGCTTCACCTGGGGCTCGCTCGTCGTGCGCTACTGA
- the plsX gene encoding phosphate acyltransferase PlsX, whose amino-acid sequence MARIAVDAMGGDYAPRAPIAGALHALGALPPDHHIELVGQTAVIERELDALLRDELAALAHVRSRLSIVEAPDVIEMTDSPRVAMRAKPNSSMVVGIRRVAEGLAHGFVSAGNTGAQMAASLMLLKLHEGLKRPAIGTLFPTAAQPILVLDVGANVDCAADELVQFARIGTVYAKALLGRDNPAVGLLSIGEEAEKGNLVVKEAHQRLLGAGLNFLGNVEGRDLPRGHCDRGAIDVVVCDGFTGNVLLKFYESIGPMLIGKVSKVANLDPRKVAASLTELDVDEYGGAPLLGVRGVSIISHGKSSPKAIMNAIHQALRAVESGMTDEIGRQLAASVPSPTPDSERTA is encoded by the coding sequence TTGGCGCGCATCGCCGTGGATGCCATGGGGGGCGACTACGCCCCCCGGGCCCCCATCGCGGGCGCCCTCCATGCGCTCGGAGCGCTGCCCCCGGATCACCACATCGAGCTGGTAGGCCAAACGGCCGTCATTGAACGCGAGCTGGACGCGCTGCTGCGCGACGAGCTTGCGGCGCTGGCGCACGTCCGGTCGCGGCTGTCCATCGTCGAGGCGCCCGACGTCATCGAGATGACGGACAGCCCGCGCGTGGCCATGCGGGCCAAGCCCAACAGCTCCATGGTGGTGGGCATCCGTCGTGTGGCCGAAGGGCTCGCGCATGGCTTTGTGTCCGCCGGCAACACCGGCGCGCAAATGGCCGCCTCCCTCATGCTGCTCAAGCTGCATGAGGGTCTCAAGCGTCCCGCCATCGGGACGCTGTTTCCGACAGCCGCCCAGCCCATCCTCGTGCTCGACGTGGGCGCCAACGTCGACTGCGCCGCCGATGAGCTGGTGCAGTTCGCCCGCATCGGCACCGTGTACGCCAAGGCGTTGCTCGGTCGCGACAATCCCGCCGTCGGGCTCCTGTCCATTGGCGAGGAAGCCGAGAAGGGCAACCTGGTGGTGAAGGAAGCCCACCAGCGGCTCCTGGGCGCCGGTCTCAACTTCCTCGGCAACGTCGAGGGACGCGACCTGCCGCGTGGCCACTGCGACCGCGGCGCCATCGACGTGGTGGTATGCGACGGCTTCACGGGCAACGTGCTGCTCAAGTTCTACGAGAGCATCGGCCCCATGCTCATCGGCAAGGTATCGAAGGTGGCCAACCTCGACCCGCGCAAGGTGGCGGCCTCGCTCACCGAGCTCGATGTCGACGAATACGGCGGCGCGCCCCTGCTGGGTGTGCGCGGCGTCTCCATCATCTCACACGGCAAGAGCTCGCCCAAGGCCATCATGAACGCCATCCATCAGGCGCTGCGCGCGGTGGAGTCGGGCATGACGGACGAAATCGGGCGACAGCTCGCTGCCAGTGTGCCGAGTCCCACGCCGGACAGCGAACGCACCGCATGA
- the rpmF gene encoding 50S ribosomal protein L32 produces the protein MAVPKRRTSKRRKRARNTHKTAPAIVIQSCPQCGSAKRPHRVCGECGYYAGEQRVAAQEA, from the coding sequence ATGGCCGTACCGAAGCGCCGCACCTCGAAGCGGCGGAAGCGCGCCCGCAACACGCACAAGACCGCGCCCGCCATCGTCATTCAGTCGTGCCCGCAGTGTGGCTCCGCCAAGCGTCCGCACCGCGTGTGCGGCGAGTGCGGCTACTACGCGGGTGAGCAGCGGGTAGCGGCGCAGGAAGCGTAA
- a CDS encoding DUF177 domain-containing protein, whose protein sequence is MLDFDIRSLEARAAQVEGLLATADPTWLDGDAGPVEPGVQVVGRLSSAGAGRFYFSGSIEGKAVTECRRCLGEATVHVAEEVHLIFAESGTDEAEEDDVVLIPAGARVLDLRPAVREEWLLAVPAFALCRTECQGLCPSCGVDRNTGSCQCSPTLDPRWAALRDLRSTD, encoded by the coding sequence ATGCTGGACTTTGACATCCGCAGTTTGGAGGCGCGGGCCGCGCAAGTAGAAGGACTGCTGGCGACCGCGGATCCGACGTGGCTGGACGGTGATGCAGGGCCGGTGGAACCGGGCGTGCAGGTGGTGGGCCGTCTTTCCAGTGCGGGCGCGGGCCGTTTTTACTTCAGCGGCAGCATCGAAGGCAAGGCCGTAACCGAGTGCCGTCGCTGTCTGGGCGAAGCCACGGTCCACGTTGCGGAAGAAGTGCATCTGATTTTTGCCGAGTCGGGTACCGACGAAGCGGAAGAGGATGATGTCGTGCTGATCCCCGCGGGAGCCCGCGTCCTGGATCTGCGTCCGGCGGTGCGTGAGGAGTGGCTGTTGGCCGTTCCGGCGTTTGCGCTGTGTCGGACGGAGTGCCAGGGCCTGTGTCCCTCCTGCGGCGTCGATCGCAACACGGGGAGCTGTCAGTGCTCTCCAACTCTCGATCCCCGTTGGGCGGCGTTGCGCGATCTGCGCAGCACCGACTGA
- the ndk gene encoding nucleoside-diphosphate kinase, giving the protein MAGRRTLTIVKPDAFGAGNAGNIIALLERQGFAVKAARVMHLTTAQAGAFYEVHKERPFYGELVEFMTSGPCMPMILEKDDAVAALRTAIGATDPAEAAEGTVRKLYAESKGKNAIHASDSDENAAREARFFFAEADVID; this is encoded by the coding sequence ATGGCTGGCCGTCGCACCCTTACGATCGTGAAGCCCGACGCCTTTGGCGCCGGCAACGCCGGAAACATCATCGCGCTGCTCGAGCGCCAGGGCTTCGCCGTGAAGGCGGCCCGGGTCATGCACCTGACCACGGCCCAGGCCGGCGCCTTTTACGAGGTCCACAAGGAGCGTCCGTTCTACGGGGAGCTGGTGGAGTTCATGACCAGCGGCCCGTGCATGCCGATGATCCTCGAAAAGGACGACGCCGTGGCGGCGCTCCGTACGGCCATCGGCGCGACGGACCCGGCCGAAGCGGCCGAGGGCACGGTGCGCAAGCTGTACGCCGAGTCGAAGGGCAAGAACGCCATCCACGCCTCGGACTCCGACGAAAACGCGGCCCGCGAGGCGCGGTTCTTCTTCGCCGAAGCCGACGTCATCGACTGA
- the sucD gene encoding succinate--CoA ligase subunit alpha — protein sequence MSIFIDKSTKLVVQGITGRDGSFHAKQMIEYGTQVVAGVTPGKGGQTFEGTAPIFDTVHDAVQATGANTSVIYVPPMYAADAIMEAAAAGVKFIVCITEGVPVLDMTKVYPFVKEHGARLLGPNCPGLITPGESKVGIIPGRICTPGPVGVVSRSGTLTYEVVNALTKAGIGQSTCVGIGGDPINGTNFIDCLAAFEKDPNTKAVAMMGEIGGTDEQEAADFVKNHMTKPVVGFIAGQTAPPGRRMGHAGAIISGSAGTAAEKIDSFKAAGMGVAQRPIDFVELIKARL from the coding sequence GTGAGCATCTTCATCGACAAGAGCACCAAGCTGGTGGTGCAGGGCATCACGGGCCGCGATGGCTCGTTCCATGCCAAGCAGATGATCGAGTACGGCACGCAGGTCGTGGCCGGTGTCACGCCCGGCAAGGGTGGCCAGACCTTCGAAGGCACGGCGCCGATTTTCGACACGGTGCACGACGCGGTGCAGGCCACCGGCGCCAACACGTCGGTGATCTACGTGCCGCCCATGTACGCGGCCGATGCCATCATGGAAGCGGCGGCCGCTGGCGTGAAGTTCATCGTCTGCATCACCGAAGGCGTGCCGGTCCTCGACATGACCAAGGTGTACCCGTTCGTGAAGGAGCACGGCGCCCGACTGCTCGGCCCCAACTGCCCGGGCCTCATCACGCCGGGCGAGAGCAAGGTCGGTATCATTCCGGGTCGCATCTGCACGCCGGGTCCGGTGGGTGTCGTCAGCCGCTCGGGCACGCTCACCTACGAAGTGGTGAACGCGCTGACCAAGGCCGGCATCGGCCAGAGCACCTGCGTCGGCATCGGTGGTGACCCCATCAACGGCACCAACTTCATCGATTGCCTCGCGGCCTTCGAGAAGGATCCGAACACCAAGGCCGTGGCCATGATGGGGGAAATCGGTGGCACGGACGAGCAGGAAGCGGCCGACTTCGTGAAGAACCACATGACCAAGCCGGTCGTGGGCTTCATTGCCGGTCAGACGGCCCCGCCGGGACGCCGCATGGGTCACGCGGGCGCCATCATCTCGGGTTCGGCTGGTACGGCTGCCGAGAAGATCGACTCGTTCAAGGCGGCGGGCATGGGCGTGGCCCAGCGTCCGATCGACTTCGTCGAGCTCATCAAGGCCCGCCTGTAA
- the sucC gene encoding ADP-forming succinate--CoA ligase subunit beta, which yields MNLHEYQAKELLRAAGVPIPPGEVATTPDQAEAIAKRYGVAVMVKAQVHAGGRGKAGGVKFCPTPEAAKEKAQAILGMTIKDLTVEKVLVTVAADIGSEAYVGIIVDRATKKPVFMVSAAGGIDIEEVAATTPEKILYHPVDTRYGLLPFEAMRMGFFLYKDVKLARQAAKIMQQLYTAFMSAGCSLAEINPLVLTPQGELIAVDGKMVIDDNELDRLPQIAALRDESSEAPSEVDARNANLTFIKLDGNVGCVVNGAGLAMATMDLVKYYGGDPANFLDIGGSSNPEKVVNALRIITADPNVKCILFNIFGGITRTDDVANGIVTATKANPLKVPIVIRLTGTNEEIALQILKDNGFSASSDMDSAVQRAVELATKGGAA from the coding sequence GTGAACCTACACGAGTATCAGGCGAAGGAGCTGCTGCGGGCGGCCGGTGTGCCGATCCCGCCCGGCGAAGTCGCCACGACGCCCGACCAGGCGGAAGCCATCGCGAAGCGTTATGGCGTGGCCGTCATGGTCAAGGCCCAGGTCCATGCCGGCGGCCGCGGCAAGGCCGGTGGTGTGAAGTTCTGCCCCACGCCGGAAGCGGCGAAGGAAAAGGCACAGGCCATCCTGGGCATGACGATCAAGGACCTCACCGTCGAGAAGGTGCTCGTGACGGTGGCGGCGGACATCGGCTCGGAAGCCTATGTCGGCATCATTGTGGATCGTGCGACCAAGAAGCCGGTGTTCATGGTGTCCGCCGCCGGCGGCATCGACATCGAAGAAGTGGCCGCCACCACACCGGAGAAGATTCTCTACCATCCGGTGGACACGCGCTACGGCCTGCTGCCGTTCGAAGCCATGCGCATGGGCTTCTTCCTGTACAAGGACGTCAAGCTCGCGCGTCAGGCCGCCAAGATCATGCAGCAGCTCTACACGGCGTTCATGAGCGCCGGATGCTCGCTCGCGGAAATCAATCCGCTCGTGCTCACGCCGCAGGGTGAGCTCATTGCCGTCGACGGCAAGATGGTCATCGACGACAACGAACTCGATCGTCTGCCGCAGATCGCCGCGCTGCGCGACGAATCGTCGGAAGCGCCGAGCGAAGTGGACGCGCGCAATGCCAACCTCACGTTCATCAAGCTCGACGGCAATGTGGGCTGCGTGGTGAACGGTGCCGGCCTCGCCATGGCCACGATGGACCTCGTGAAGTACTACGGCGGCGATCCGGCCAACTTCCTCGACATCGGCGGCTCGTCGAATCCGGAGAAGGTGGTGAATGCGCTGCGCATCATCACCGCCGATCCGAACGTGAAGTGCATCCTGTTCAACATCTTCGGCGGCATCACGCGCACCGATGACGTGGCCAATGGCATCGTCACGGCCACGAAGGCGAATCCGCTCAAGGTGCCCATCGTCATCCGCCTCACCGGCACGAACGAGGAAATCGCGTTGCAGATCCTGAAGGACAACGGCTTCTCCGCGTCGAGCGACATGGATTCGGCTGTGCAGCGCGCGGTGGAACTCGCGACCAAGGGAGGTGCCGCGTGA
- a CDS encoding UPF0182 family protein, with the protein MRGRAWLVGLLAAAAALLLAGRTVTALVVDHAWYRAMGVPGLFWEQLTNTLWLQGGAWLVGSLFAFANLHAVRRTILAVAVPSRVANIELTAMVPGRRLFSLTVILSLVVGAVLAWPLDNWEALLMARHGQRFGEIEGIFDRDLGHYLYWLPLEETLYLWALVSVVALTAMVLVLYALTRSLRLEGRRFAASTHVRRHLSVLGSLVLLLLAWSYRLDAFDLLTHGSGPDGMFLRVDHRITLRMDTILSYGAVLAALVVFRAGWVGQLRTAFITLTVVLVSALGLRHVAPAVAARAQPDADARRRDADYVASRALYSRRAFDVDAMQPVANDSSAAVFARLVLPTATLADRVSLWDRASLAAGLGEEPSTASSSVATRAESAGARAASDRGGATGTPAGGNLPLPAAGLAAPAPLPTGSTADVLSARYIDAATISWRMSDGRLHALRVRRPVGASERWPVSLVDVTQPVLRDQVLEWPARADDVQDAAPDELPHETSRGGWPLFGPGLSEPQLLDVAPSPASSGLSDTSAVNAAHPVVGVPLDSWRARIAHAWALRDASLLQPDSLRYRAPLLVTHRDVRERVQRLAPIFVQGQELQPLLHGNRLYWALHLYSASDRYPLSQRWQVGAGVYSYFKLAATALVDAATGQTRLVPVRTPDPVTRTWQTRFPTLFTADSLLPDGLADHLPPASERGLLQIRTLARYGSRLDGAAPRTVPDSALFGGTPAPMALGSGPRPTPGWAVPLLDSGEQVDGMAVVMGGSERATYWWPVSGTKLQWRGLNTALQIGLDSARAALPDGARRDMRLRRGRIVAVPTAAGLLYLQGVQWARGDGSTVVARVAITDGARVGVGSTTAEALSRLGVTVSSSPTAGAAAMDLVPVAGEASAARWYDAMRQAMRRGDWSAFGAAFDSLGRVLGRPPQ; encoded by the coding sequence ATGCGAGGCCGCGCATGGTTGGTCGGTCTGCTGGCGGCAGCGGCCGCGCTGTTGCTCGCGGGCCGCACCGTGACGGCCCTCGTGGTCGACCATGCGTGGTACCGCGCCATGGGCGTGCCTGGTCTCTTCTGGGAGCAGCTCACCAACACGCTGTGGCTGCAGGGCGGTGCCTGGCTGGTGGGTTCCCTGTTCGCGTTTGCCAACCTGCACGCGGTCCGTCGCACCATTCTGGCGGTTGCGGTGCCGTCGCGGGTGGCCAACATCGAGCTCACGGCCATGGTGCCGGGGCGACGATTGTTCTCACTCACCGTGATCCTGTCGCTGGTGGTGGGTGCCGTGCTGGCCTGGCCGCTCGACAACTGGGAAGCGCTGCTGATGGCCCGACACGGACAGCGCTTCGGGGAAATCGAAGGCATTTTCGATCGGGACCTTGGCCACTACCTCTACTGGCTGCCGCTCGAAGAAACGCTGTATCTGTGGGCGCTGGTATCGGTGGTGGCGCTCACGGCCATGGTGCTGGTGCTGTATGCGCTCACGCGCTCCCTGCGGCTTGAAGGCCGGCGATTCGCCGCGAGCACCCATGTGCGGCGCCATTTGAGCGTGTTGGGCAGCCTGGTGTTGCTGCTGCTGGCGTGGAGCTATCGACTCGATGCGTTTGATCTGCTGACCCACGGCAGCGGCCCGGATGGCATGTTCCTGCGCGTGGACCATCGCATCACGCTGCGCATGGACACCATCCTGTCCTATGGCGCCGTACTGGCGGCGCTGGTGGTGTTTCGTGCGGGCTGGGTGGGGCAGCTGCGCACCGCCTTCATCACGCTGACCGTGGTCCTGGTTTCCGCGCTTGGTCTGCGTCATGTGGCGCCCGCCGTCGCGGCGCGGGCGCAGCCGGATGCCGATGCGCGACGTCGTGATGCCGACTACGTGGCCTCACGCGCGCTCTACAGCCGCCGCGCGTTCGACGTGGACGCCATGCAACCCGTCGCCAACGACAGCAGCGCGGCGGTGTTTGCACGGCTGGTGCTCCCGACCGCGACGCTGGCCGATCGCGTCAGCCTGTGGGATCGTGCCAGCCTGGCGGCCGGATTGGGCGAGGAACCCTCGACCGCGTCATCCAGCGTGGCCACGCGCGCAGAGAGTGCGGGAGCGCGCGCCGCGTCCGACCGTGGCGGGGCAACGGGCACGCCAGCGGGAGGGAACCTGCCGTTGCCCGCGGCGGGTTTGGCCGCGCCGGCGCCATTGCCAACCGGCTCGACCGCCGACGTGCTCTCGGCCCGCTACATCGACGCGGCCACCATCAGTTGGCGCATGAGCGATGGCCGCTTGCACGCGCTGCGCGTGCGTCGCCCCGTTGGCGCAAGCGAGCGCTGGCCGGTGAGTCTGGTGGACGTGACGCAACCCGTGCTGCGCGACCAAGTCCTGGAGTGGCCCGCGCGGGCAGACGACGTGCAGGACGCCGCACCCGACGAGCTGCCGCACGAGACCTCGCGCGGCGGCTGGCCGCTGTTCGGACCAGGCTTGAGTGAGCCGCAGTTGCTCGACGTCGCCCCGTCGCCGGCGTCGTCAGGTCTCTCCGATACCAGCGCAGTCAACGCCGCGCACCCGGTGGTGGGGGTGCCACTCGACAGTTGGCGCGCGCGTATCGCCCATGCCTGGGCCCTGCGCGACGCGTCCCTGCTGCAGCCTGACAGCCTGCGGTATCGCGCGCCGCTGCTCGTGACGCACCGTGACGTACGGGAACGCGTACAGCGACTGGCGCCGATTTTTGTGCAAGGACAGGAGCTGCAACCGCTCCTGCACGGCAACCGCCTCTATTGGGCGCTTCACCTCTACAGTGCCTCTGATCGTTACCCCCTCAGCCAGCGCTGGCAGGTCGGGGCCGGGGTGTATTCGTACTTCAAGTTGGCGGCGACTGCGCTTGTCGATGCGGCGACGGGGCAAACCCGCCTGGTTCCCGTGCGGACGCCGGATCCGGTCACGCGGACCTGGCAGACCCGGTTTCCCACACTCTTCACGGCCGACAGCCTGCTGCCGGACGGGCTGGCCGATCACCTGCCACCCGCCAGCGAGCGCGGGCTGCTGCAGATTCGCACGCTCGCCCGCTACGGCTCCCGGCTCGACGGCGCCGCGCCGCGCACCGTGCCGGACAGCGCCCTCTTTGGCGGGACGCCTGCGCCCATGGCACTTGGCAGCGGCCCGCGTCCCACCCCAGGCTGGGCCGTGCCGTTGCTCGACAGCGGCGAACAGGTGGACGGCATGGCGGTGGTGATGGGTGGAAGTGAACGCGCGACCTACTGGTGGCCGGTCTCCGGTACCAAATTGCAGTGGCGCGGACTCAACACCGCGCTGCAGATCGGGCTCGATAGCGCGCGCGCCGCCCTGCCGGATGGTGCGCGTCGGGACATGCGCCTGCGGCGCGGGCGCATCGTCGCCGTGCCCACCGCAGCGGGCCTGTTGTACCTGCAGGGCGTGCAGTGGGCGCGTGGTGATGGCAGCACGGTGGTGGCGCGCGTCGCCATCACGGATGGCGCACGAGTCGGGGTTGGGAGCACCACCGCCGAGGCGCTGTCGCGGCTCGGCGTGACGGTGAGCTCGAGTCCAACCGCAGGCGCGGCCGCCATGGATCTGGTGCCGGTGGCCGGCGAAGCAAGTGCGGCGCGCTGGTATGACGCGATGCGTCAGGCCATGCGCCGCGGAGACTGGAGTGCGTTCGGGGCAGCGTTTGATAGCCTTGGGCGCGTATTGGGACGACCGCCGCAGTGA